From Ipomoea triloba cultivar NCNSP0323 chromosome 5, ASM357664v1, the proteins below share one genomic window:
- the LOC116021280 gene encoding RHOMBOID-like protein 8, with protein MAAAEETAKDDTKIHVNQLPLPSQLAVSRLSVDGEDLIEEQRVEFPLFRPTSQRSENSWIISLFVIIHLVVFAATMIVNDCWHNSHGDCAIKPLGRLSFQPLAENPLLGPSASALDNVGAIRQTLFTDHHQFWRVLTSPWLHAGLVHIIINLCSVVFVGIHLEQEFGSLRIGVTYILSGVTATLLAALFVTDNSSVTSSSALFGLLGMMLSGLIRYWKHYTKKLAAILLFLIILMINLILGLVPYINNISNVGGFISGFLIGFVLLFEPQLDRIAQKKGGLFEYDLKHKVQKKQKWDRPVLRGVSLAILVFIFAGVSIAVLRGTNVSKYCSWCQCIDCIPSKWWICADKAKHCEAMIYSDQLTLTCTDNGNYRVLPYTDISPGRMEDLCSLICS; from the exons atggcggcggcggaggagacCGCAAAAGACGATACCAAAATACACGTCAATCAACTGCCATTGCCATCGCAGCTGGCCGTATCGCGGTTGTCCGTTGACGGAGAGGATCTAATCGAAGAGCAGAGAGTGGAGTTCCCGTTGTTCAGGCCGACGTCACAGAGGAGCGAGAACTCGTGGATCATCTCTCTTTTCGTGATCATCCACCTGGTCGTCTTCGCCGCCACCATGATCGTCAACGACTGCTGGCACAACTCTCACGGAGACTGCGCCATCAAACCGCTCGGAAGGTTATCCTTTCAGCCCCTCGCTGAGAATCCCTTGCTTGGGCCCTCTGCGTCTGC acTGGATAATGTTGGCGCTATTCGGCAGACATTATTCACTGATCATCACCAGTTCTGGCGTGTTTTAACAAGTCCATGGTTGCATGCTGGGCTTGTCCACATTATCATCAACTTGTGCAGTGTAGTCTTTGTTGGAATTCACTTGGAGCAAGAGTTCGGATCAC TAAGGATTGGAGTTACCTACATACTCTCAGGTGTTACTGCTACCTTGCTGGCTGCACTCTTTGTTACAGATAACTCATCAGTTACTTCATCCAGTGCATTATTTGGATTGCTTGGTATGATGCTGTCTGGGCTCATTAGGTATTGGAAACATTACACTAAAAAG CTTGCAGCTATTCTGCTATTTTTAATCATCTTGATGATTAATCTCATCCTCGGCCTGGTACCATACATCAACAACATTTCCAATGTTGGAGGATTTATATCAGGATTCCTTATTGGGTTTGTGCTACTATTCGAACCTCAACTTGACCGTATCGCTCAAAAGAAAGGAGGTTTATTTGAGTATGATCTCAAGCACAAAGTTCAAAAGAAGCAGAAGTGGGATAGGCCAGTTCTGAGGGGTGTTTCTCTTGCCATCCTCGTGTTTAT ATTTGCAGGAGTTTCTATAGCAGTTCTGCGTGGCACAAATGTGAGCAAGTATTGTAGCTGGTGTCAATGCATAGATTGCATTCCATCCAAATGGTGGATCTGTGCAGACAAAGCGAAGCACTGCGAG GCCATGATCTACTCAGACCAGTTGACCTTGACTTGCACAGACAATGGAAATTACAGAGTTCTTCCCTACACTGACATCTCTCCGGGAAGGATGGAGGACTTGTGCAGTCTCATATGCTCTTAG